From a single Nicotiana tomentosiformis chromosome 2, ASM39032v3, whole genome shotgun sequence genomic region:
- the LOC117279849 gene encoding uncharacterized protein produces the protein MHASDTESVELASYQLRDVTVQWYGTWELSRGTNAPPAVWEEFSGAFLRHYLPAKIRQARVDSMDISRIQDYAQNLEDQKRQQYEDCGEDRCKRVRSARQLEDFQGDPMPPYSADSVRQLQRSHYEGSVYSESGHGSISSGFSESEGFSIDEGASSAVQSMR, from the exons atGCATGCATCAGACACTGAGtcagtagagttggcctcttaccAATTGCGGGATGTTACGGTTCAGTGGTATGGAACTTGGGAATTGTCTAGAGGGACAAATGCACCTCCAGCGGTATGGGAAGAGTTCTCAGGGGCTTTCTTGCGTCATTACTTGCCTGCAAAGATTCGTCAGGCAAGGGTAGACAG TATGGATATTTCTCGCATCCAAGATTATGCTCAGAATTTGGAGGATCAGAAACGACAGCAATACGAGGATTGTGGTGAGGATCGGTGTAAGAGGGTTAGGTCTGCTAGACAACTTGAGGATTTTCAGGGCGATCCTATGCCACCATATTCTGCTGATAGTGTCCGACAATTGCAGAGGTCGCATTATGAGGGATCTGTTTATTCTGAATCAGGTCATGGCTCGATAAGTTCGGGTTTTTCAGAATCGGAGGGATTCAGCATAGATGAGGGCGCCTCCTCCGCGGTGCAGTCAATGCGGTAG